In the genome of Eschrichtius robustus isolate mEscRob2 chromosome 2, mEscRob2.pri, whole genome shotgun sequence, the window CTTGGTAATAACAGTGGGGTTGAGAAGAAAGAGATGGGCTTGAGAGAAGTTTAGAAAGTGGAATGATTGGGATTTGGTGTTTGATTGGAtccgaggagggagggaggaagggagagggtggggggagTCAAAGATGATTTCCAGATTTCTGGTTTATGAAACTCTGTGGTTACCATTTAAGGAGACAAGAAACCAAGCAGGAAGGGCAGTTTGGGGCTTAGGGGGAAGATGATGAGTGGTTTTAGATTAAGGATGGTGGAATAAGGACCTCTGAAAATCCACTCCTCCATGTAAGCAACAAGatcaatgaccaaaaaaaaaaaaaaaaaaagtcaaaatcaactttttagaacttggaaattaaccaaaggcttgcaaGAATCCAAaaagcatttattcaagaaaaacgaCGGAATCTCAGTAGAAACAGTGAGCTTTGTACTGGGGCAAGAAGGCAGATTCTAGCGGTTTGAAGAGTGAGCAGGAGTGAGGAAACCAAAATAGTGTTTAGCCCTTTGCTTGGAAAGACAAGAGAGATGGGGCTTTAGCTGGAGAATGGGTAAGGACGcagtgttcttttttattttgtagagATGTAAATAGTGCAATGTAGCTGGTAAAAAGCCTGGTCTTTCAGGAGGTGAAAAGGCCTGGTATCCTGATAGGCAAAACAGCTGAAATCTGACACCTAGAGACAAGCTACTCAGGTTCTTCTTAACTTTATTCTTGGCTCCATTTCACTGTTTGCCCTTTTTGCTCTAGAGATAGAAGCTtgtctttaaaaattaagaaaaaaggcaGAATTAATGACCAAGAAACATCATTGTGAGGGAAGATTAGTTATTTACATCATTCAAGTTCTGTGCAATTCTTCTAACGTAGTTATATAATCATTAGTCTTATCAATTACCATAAAGGTATGCCAGTGTTAGGTTTATAGCATGTCATCTTGACAATCTGTCTTCAGAGCATCCTAGGGATTCTCAAACACCATATGCAGGAGTTGGAAACTGCTTGGTCTAATTGGGCAAGCATTGAGTTCTAACTGAAAACCAGGGCAAACAAGTCTAGAGATCTAATGTATAAGCATGATGACTATACTTAATAATACTGTGTCAACCAGAAAATATGCTAAGAGAATAGATATCAGGTGCACTCACTGGACAAAATGCTAACTATGTGAGGAGATGATATATTAATTTGCTTGACTCTGGTACTTATTTcaccatgtatatgtatatcaaatcatcatgatgtacaccttaaatatatatacaatttttattttaaaatatataaataaaaaataaatctattcattaaaaaaaaaacaaacgaaggACTCTACTTGGAAATGGAAATCTACTGGGAGGTTTAAAAAGTACTGATGCTTGGGTTCCAACCTAGAAACTGTATTCAAATTTAGTTTCATGTCTTTTAAAGGtcagtttttttttcagttcaggaTCCAGTCCAAGATCACATGTGGCATTTAATTGTCATGCCTCTTTAATCCCCTTCAAACAAATCCAGTCTTTCTTTGCTTTCATGACTCTGAGCTTTTTGAAGAGTATAGTCTATTTATTTCACAGAATGGTCCTTCAATTTTTGTTCTTCTGATATTTTCTCATGTTCAGATTGAGATTATGCATTTCTGGCCAtgaataccacagaagtgataGTGTGTCTTTCTCACTGCATTCTGGAGGCacagaaaattttatttgtcCCATTACCGGTGATGTTAACTTCAGTCACTGAAGGGGTACATGCTATTGACATGACTCAACACTGATGTTTAATAGGCACAGATAGAGTTTGCCAGctttcttcactgtaaagttacttttgCTCTCTCTTTCCACACTCTACTCTTTGGAGGCAAGTCATTAAGCATTGTCACAATCTGCGTTTCACCCCTTGTGTCTTCTGACCTCTTGgttgattttaaaaagattttatacaTTACAGTTCACTCTGTGCTGGTAAGTTTTGAGAAATGCAGTCATATATCTATCACTCCAGTACCATACAGGTTAATTCTATCACTCTAGAGATACTCTGTGCTTTCCCTAGTTAACCCCTtcttctggaaaccactgatctgttttccatccttacagttttgccttttctagaatgtctcatgaatggaatcattcaatatgtAGCCTTTCCAGTCTGGTTCTTTCAACTTAGCAAAATGCATTTAAGATCCATCTATGTAACTTTGTGGATGAATAGCATGTTCCTTTTTTCTTGCTGAATAGTTTTCCACCATGTatcccacagtttgttcatctaTTCACCTATTGAGGGACATCctggttgcttccaatttttggtgattatgaataaagctgctaaaaacatttacatgcaggtttttgtgtaggcATAAGTTTTTAGTtcagttgggtaaatacctaggggcatgattgctaggtcatatggtaagtccATGTTTAACATTATaagaaactgtcttccaaagtgcctGTATCATTTTCGCTTTCCCACAGCTCTTGCTCCAAATCTTTGACAGCATTTGCTATtgtcagagtttttttttttttaatattcaaatgGTATGTCATGGCATCTCATTGTTTTGCAATTTGCCTTCCCTAATGACAAattatattgagcatctttttatgctCAATggtttatttgccatccatatatcttctttggtgaagtgttctGGTTaggtattttgtccagttttatttatttttatttttttaaaataaatttattcatttatttatttatttttggctgtgttgggtcttcgttgctgcgcgcgggctttctctaggtgcggcgaacagcggctactcttcgttgcagtgcgcaggtttctcattgtggtagcttctcttgttgcagagcacgggctctaggcacgccggcttcagtagttctggctcgcgggctctagagcacaggctcagtagttgtggcacacgggcttagttgctccacggcatggtatcttcccggaccagggctcgaacccgtgtcccctgcattggcgggaggattcttaaccactgggtcaccagggaagttcctgtccagttttaaaattgagttttttgctttcttattgttgagttttaagagttttttatgTATTCTGGGTACAAATCTTTCATTGCATATGtgatttacaagtattttctcccagtctgtggcttgtcattTCACTCACTTCAGCAGTATCTTTCactgaatgaaatattttaattttgagaaattcCAATTTATCAAACTTTTCTTTTGTGGGTTATGCTTTTGGCGTCATATCCAAAAACTAATCATCAAATATAGGGTCAtacagattttctcctgttttcttctataaattttagttttgcattttacatttaagtataaaatccatttagagttaatttttttgtaagGTGTGAGTGTCaaaatttattgcttttttttcatatggatgtccaatttgtccagcaccatttgttgaagtgCCTTTCTATCTTTGataaaaatcagttgactatagTTGTATGAATCTATTTCTGAGCTTCCTATTTTGTTCCATCtatctatgtgtctatcttttcaccaataccacactgtcttgattcctATATCTTTAGAATAAGTCTTGATATCAGGTCATGTGAGTCCtcctactttgtttttctttttcaagattgttttggcaattctggATCCCTTGAATTTTTACATGATTTTTAAGATCAACTTGTTGATCTGCAAAAGaggcagctgggattttgatagagattgtgttGAGTCTGTGGATCAATTTGAGGAGTATTGCTATCTTAACAGTACCAAGTCttcaaatccatgaacatgagaggTTTTCCactttagatctttaatttctttcaacaatacgTTGTAGTTTGCCGAGCGTTAAGTTTTGcactttttttgttaaatttttcccTGCATACAAccactgtcattatttgcagcaGTTTTGTTCTATAAGGTCACTGCCAACATTGAATTAGCCAGTACTTGAATACTGCTTCTAAGGGAAACGTGGACAAGGTTAGAGGCTTGCGAGTCTCTGGtcacattttccattttcatcagTCAAAATACCATTTGCATTATGTAGGTTTGTTTGCCAACATTCTTGTAAAACAAGCCAGTCTCAGCAGCTGTGAAAACCTGTTCTTCCACGTAACCCTTTTTCTACTAAACGCTTAGCAGAAATTGAAAAATTCTTCCACAGTCTACCTGGCTTCCTGGGCAAGTTTAACGAGTTAAGGCAGGAGGGTGGCCTCTAACTCCAGCTCTCATCATAACTAgctgtaactttgggcaagtcacttagaaTCTCCACTCTAAAACTCTGATAAAATAAGACTGTGGATGAGAATATCTCCATCGTTCCACTCATTCTAGAGTTCTATACTTAAAAAAAGGGGGCAGGGGGaactggcggggggagggggaggttatATGGCAATTTTAAAAGCCCACAGCACCACCTGGTGGTCAAAGAGAAGACAGACTGAGGAAAAGTGTTAATAGACATATCCAGCTACATCTACATTTTGCTTGTTTGAAAATTTCACATTTTCAGACAATTTCTCCTCTAAAATGGCTACACACGTACAATAATACCTATAAAAGCAGTCATACGGCATTAGGTTTAAAATCACACCCTGCATAGAATGCCTTGTAAATATAAAGACTCTAACCCTTGAATAGCCATCATTATTGAGCTATCATTATACCttggttaaaacaaaaacaaaaacaaaacaaaacaaaaaactattgaGCAAGTAGAAGAATTACacgaaataaaaatatacttcatTGTACCAAAAAATCCATCATGTTAAAATTATTCACACAGTTGAGTAAGAAAATGATAGTATTCAATTATAACCCCCCCGAAATAAAATATCTGTGAGtccatacatatataaatacataggtgaatgaatgaatgaataaaatggagatgtaaatacaggaaaagagacagctattttttacaaaataactctaatcaataaatataaaaggaatgagagaaatagaaaatcaccattagaTTACCACTGTAATAACTGCTGCAGGCAAGATTCACTTCTGTATACTAAAATTATACTGTATAAGCAAACGTTTGAGGAGAAACAGGATAATTTCCTAGTCTCAAAACATCCTCCCCAGGACGTTTATTAATTATAAAGGGAAAGATAGTAACTTTATAGTAGTTTAATTCAGCAGATATCACTTAATGAAGTGaccaaggttaacatcaccagaaATAAGACATGTTGATATCATGTACCCTttgatatgatttctattcttgttAAGGCAAACtggttttaaaaagagagaaaattctatGCATGTTTTCTAAGagctttttgctcttctttttcacatttcttttttttttttaagtcattaagCTAAGGACACTTAGTAGATAGCAATTGTAAGACAATCCAAATGTGTTTAACATTCATACTTATCCACTGGGCTTACGGgtcaataaagaaaagaagaccACTCTGGTGGCTTTTCAGTATCTACAGTAAACTCAAATTTCAGTAAAATTAacagaaattttatttgaaattcattgtatttgtagggaggaaggaaatatttaaatccccttttgatgaaaagagaattCTCATGGTATCTTGACCAAGCTACCTTCAAACCAGTTTCCAGAAAAATCAAAGACAGGGTAATATCAGATTTATGTCCAAAAGCATAAAAAAAACTGCAAGCAcaagaagaaaatagagaatTCAGTTTCTTTCAAGTATCCATAAAATATACATGAACATTGTTAATCTATTAGGCCAAAGAGAAAATATCAATTTCAAAAGTAGGAATATTATATTTTCTGATTACAACACAATAAAGCTAGAAATTAATTaccaaatcaggaaaaaaaagtttccttgtCCTGGAGATTTAAAAAGTATCTTAAATGATGGCTTGAGTCAAAGGGAAAAACCAAAATATCAATCAAAGTTGGACCTTATGAGATGGATTTAAAGCATAAGGGCAATCTCTAGCCTCTGTGGTATCATTGTGTGTGGGTCAGAAAAGTGTTCCCTCTTCAAGTAAAAAACAAGACCATCACAACTGCATCTGTGGATGGTCATGAGGTGATGGCTCTGAGCCCAGCTGGCTGGAAGCTGAGCATGACACTCAGGGAAACTAAAGTCAAAGTGAGTTGGGagctgtgaaagaaaaaaaatgtaaatttctcttctctaaggaaaaaaaaaacaaactgctaGATAATGAGTTTTCCCTTAAGATTAGAAGCAAACTTCTAGTTAGTAAAGTGCCTGCTAGCAAGATTTTGAAGGCCAGGAAAAAGTCTCACCTAAGGAATGTTTTCTTTGGTTGAACTTAATATTCTCAAGGCCCTGACTCCTAAGGACAAAGAGACAAGAGTGAGTACACTTGGTTTAATACTCTTCAATTACTTTTCTATAAGCCACTATAGGATTTCATTGTTTCAAATACTTTAGGTAAATTATGCCATTTTAAACAAGTTCTTGTAAAGAGTAATTAAAGTTTTATATCCCCTGATGTAAATGATTCAGGAGCAAGCTTACTAAGCCTGTCTTAAAGGATGCCTGAATTCAGGGcatcctggtggtccagtggctaagactccacgctcccaatccagggggcccaggtttgatccctggtcagggaactaagagcccacatatcgcaactaaagatcctgcatgcggcaatgaagatcccacatgccgcagctaagacctggctcagccaaataaataaataaacatttatttttaaaaaaaaggatgccTGCATTCCAAGCCAAGAAAAGTCTCAATTTGTAATTGTGTTGTTAAGAAACCATTCAGATATTCTCTTACTgcattagaatattttttaatggagCGATTCCTGATGTTATTTCCCTAAAATCACAGAAAGATTGCAGCACTTTTTGGGTTCTATTTTGTAAGGATGACTTTCTTTTGCAGTAGCATCTCTCCTAGAATGGGACCAATAAGGGATCCAGGTGCAATGAAAGAATGGGGACCCTCACCAGGGACGACTTCTCTCAGCCATGCACTTAAGTGTTAGAAAAACATACCGCAGTTGAGAACATGTTGTGTATGGTGGGGATGAGAGGAAAGTCAATGAATATGATGAATATGAAAGTCACTGAATGAGATGAATAAAAAcctagaaaaggaaggaagggaaggactgGTGTAGAGATCTTTCTGGAGTGGGGAGTAGCTTTAGGCTTTGAGTCACCGGGTGGGAGTTTAAGAGGTTTCTACTGTGACTCAAAGGAAACAGAATCTGGGGACAGGCCACAATGGTGCAGTGACAGAATAAAGACCTGGTTGCCAGGATCAGGGAATAAACACCAGAAGCCTGGAGAAGGAGAGATGGAGCCCTAGCTCCTGGTCCCCTTTCCCACCCTCCTTCCCAAGTTGTGTAAGATGTTACTTTCCACCTAAACATCATCTTCCTGGTTTCAGACCTTAACTCTGGTCTCTGAGTTCTGCTTAGTTCCACATTCTCTACCCATTTGCACAGAGGACCACCACCTTCCCTTCCTGGAATCTCTAAAGTTTTCTGCTTTGCTCATGCCCTGGTCATCAACCCTACTAATTCAGCCTGAGATGGAAGTGCCCACCCTCTCCAAAACGCTTAAGTCTCCTGATCTCAATGAAGAGTCTTTGGACCCTAGGATTATCATTGCCTTATTTGAAATTGGATCACTTCCTCCTGTTGCTTGCAGTTCTCTCCCTTCCCTAAAAAATAGTGACCATGAAGCAACTGAACAACGAATTGCAAAGAAGTTTGAAAACctcttaaaagaaattaaagatattgTTAAACATATGACAGGTTATGAAGAGAAGGTCATAGAAACAAAAGAATCTTTTGAGGAAACCAATATCTCTGAGGATGTGTcagaacttaaagaaaaaatcaaagaacttgataaaataaataaagtactatTGGAAAAGCTGCTTGCTAGTTGGGACTTAGGGAAAGAACAGAACTCAAAGAAACAGGAGATGATGTTGGAAAACCAGAACTCCAAGGACACCATGCAAGGTTGTGCAAGGGATTTGGTAAATTGTTCAGAAGAAAAAAGAGCCCTTCATGAAACTCAACTAAGTAAGGAAAAAGCAAAGCACAGATACCCTCTTGttcaagaagaaaatatcaaACTGAGGGACAACATGGAGCAATTACTACAGGAAGCAAAACACTGGAGCGTGCAACATACTGAGCTCAGTGAACTAATAAAATCCTATCAGAAATCTCAGACAGACATCAAAACTCTTGAAAATAATGGCGCCCATTCCCCAACTCAAACGAATAATGGGATGTCCGCTAAGCATGAGCTGGAagaacaagtgaggaaactgaaacaagACACATATTCACTGCATTTGATTGCAGCTTTGCTGGAGAATGAATGCCAAATCTTAGAGCAGAGAGTAGAGCTTCTCAAGGAACTCCATCATCAGAAAGAGGGACCTCTACAAGGGGAGCCAATTCAGATAAACTATGAGCAGAACAAGAAAGAACAGAAGCTATCAGAGGCAGAGAAGGTCAAAATACATAAGCAaaacatgcaagaaatgtttcaaaAAGGAGACCAATTCTGTAGAAGCCTGGATGTTTGTCATAAAAAGAAAGCTCGTAATAATTTGTTCAATACTCATATTGCAAGAAGAGCTCTTGTAGGAAAAAAGAGGCCAGCAAGCAGCCTAAGTTAGAAAATACCAAGAGTAGAAGAAaaggcagttcttcaaaaaactacAGTATATCCAGCTCCAGGCATGTCAATCATCAAACCTAGGATAGACCTTTCGGTTCAACCAAGAAATAGCTATGGAACAAGAAGATTAACATTTAACATTATTCATTACATCAGTGGTTAGGTAAGTTTGGTCTTTAATGATCATCAGTGTCAACTTTTGGTCACATTTGTCATCTTTACAATCTGTTTTTGTAGTTATTAGATAGAGATCCTATGACACTTAAACCAAAAGTGAGAATTTACAGGTCCAAATaagtaaagatctaaataaaaacCACAACAAACAAaggaaagggttttttttttttctttatttatttagtcattgTCTTGGGGAGGAAGTTCTGGGGAAAAAAGTATATAACACTTTAACTGTGAACCTTTAAAGCTCCCTTTTCAAATGCATATTCCTTTTCCTATTTATTGATATTATCCACTGAAGTGTGGGCAGtagttgaattaaaaaaaaattaaaagctgatGAGCCACCCCTAAACAGCTTTTCTCTTCTCATAAATCTCCCTATTCCCTGGATCTACTGTTACTAATATTCCTCTCTTGCTCCTCAACTAGTAAATGGTGGGCATACCAGGCAGCAGAGGCCCTTGGGGAAGGACACCTTGGCTTCTTGAGAAGAATAGATGTGTGTCTAGATTTTGTTCCATGCTGGAAAAATTCCTCTCATTACTCCAGGTGGGGGCAGTAGAGTTATTCAGGGAAAAAAGCAATATCTTCTGTTAAGTGAGCTGAACTTTTTGGTTCCAGAAAAGATGGAGCAGAATCATTTCTCCCTATTCCTCCATTAAATAAGCTAAAAACCCTGGacattatgtataaaatgaacGTAAGAAGACCCTGAAAGATGGAGAGAAGGAGATGTACTGGCCAGGGACCTTGAGACTTAAAGAACAGCATAGTGTTAAGttccctgagttttctttttgtctcttatATATGCTGGGAGCTGATAACCCAGAAATGCCAATGCATTTAGACAAAAAATGCACGTGCACCCACCCCCACAAGCCTGCGTTCTCTTGCTAAGGGATGAGGAAACAGTCTGGCAAGAcagaaacctttttaaaaaactgccctATCTGGCCAAACTGCATAAAAAATGCCATGCCTCCACTCTCAGCCCCATCAGCAAATACTGAGCAGAGACACTAGACTTTCACACTTGCCTGGGAGTAATGAAgcactcctccttccttcttctagGGTGGTACATACAGAGGTGGCAGAGAAGGGACCTTGGAGTTCCACTCCCACCTGATGGTAACAAGGTGCTCCTCCCTGAGCCCCTTCTCCCAGCGGAGTAAAATGTCAGTGAAGGCCACATAGGTAGCCTAGATTTCTATACCCTTCCCCTGCTGGCACAGCATAGCTAAAGCCTGCTAAAACAGAAGATTTAGCTAGGATCCAGGGTCTCAAAGCACAATGCCCCAAATGTCCGGAAAACATAGAAAACTCACTCATATCAAGAATCAGGAAAAtctcaacttgaatgagaaaagacaatcaacaagTGCCAACAATGggatgacacagatgttggaattatctgacaagaattttaaagcagTCATTATAAAAATGCTTCATTGAACAATTACAAGCAcacttgaaaaaacaaaaataatagaaagtctcagctaagaaacagaaaatataaagaagaaacaaatggaaactgtagaaatgaaaaatataatttgtaaaataaactCAATGAATGTGCTCAGTAGTAGAATGTTGAGGTCACAGGAAAGATTCCATGAACATGaagatagagaaatagaaattaccCATTCTGACCAACAGAAAAAATAGGCTGAAAAAAACCCACAGTCTCAAGACACTTGGAATAAAAATAGATCTAACACTGGTGTCATCAGAGTCCCCCCAAAAAAGGTAGAATGCAGGCTGAAAAAGTATTCATCAaaaaaatggctgaaaatttctaaATTTAGTGAAAggcataaacctacagattcaagaaacaGAGTGAACTTCAAATAGTATAAATTCAAAGAAGTTCAAGGCATTCATAATCAAATTTCTGAAACCTAAAGACAAagtgaaaatcttgaaagcagttaTAGAGAAAAGACTCATTCGATGTAGGGGAACAATGATCCAAATGACAGTGACTTTCCCATCAGAAACCTCAGAGgctagaaggaaatgaaaatttttcaagaactgaaAGAAATGTCAACCCAGAATTATttacccagtgaaaatatcctttaggAATGAAGGTGAAATCAATAAATTCTCATGTAGAGGAAAACTGAGAGAATTAGTAACTCATTTCTCATTTGTTGAAAAAGCCCATTTGGTTATACAACTAACCCTCACTTTTTTACATTCAAGAAAATGAGTGTTCCCTCTAGCCTCAGACTTTGTCTTATTCCATTTCCAAACAGGAATTTCACATAGGAGatgctaaatgaatgaaatgagaaaCTACAATATAGCTGAACCAAACAGTCACTTCTTGTATTTCAGCTTGTTCATATGCATTACCTAACAAATTCTGTCAGCATCATCTATCTGTCAAATGTTAAGGGGCTAACTTTCTAGTTCCTCGTCTGTGCACTGATGTTCCCCTGGTACCACAACAAACAAGAGAACTGCAggattttcaaattttttagAGAAACACTGCAATATGCAACATCTGTTGCACACAATACAAACTCAAGGTAGTCATAGTTTCAACTTTAGATTGATGTAGCACCGTACCCAGAAGTAAAATTTCCATTGGTGAGAACTCAGTCACAAGGCCACACCTATCTGAAAGCAACTGGGAACTGAGGTTTTTAGCTGGATAACTATGTTGCCCAGGCAGAAGAAGAATTACTTTTGGAACACTGTGAggtggagagaaaatatttttg includes:
- the SPZ1 gene encoding spermatogenic leucine zipper protein 1, whose protein sequence is MPWSSTLLIQPEMEVPTLSKTLKSPDLNEESLDPRIIIALFEIGSLPPVACSSLPSLKNSDHEATEQRIAKKFENLLKEIKDIVKHMTGYEEKVIETKESFEETNISEDVSELKEKIKELDKINKVLLEKLLASWDLGKEQNSKKQEMMLENQNSKDTMQGCARDLVNCSEEKRALHETQLSKEKAKHRYPLVQEENIKLRDNMEQLLQEAKHWSVQHTELSELIKSYQKSQTDIKTLENNGAHSPTQTNNGMSAKHELEEQVRKLKQDTYSLHLIAALLENECQILEQRVELLKELHHQKEGPLQGEPIQINYEQNKKEQKLSEAEKVKIHKQNMQEMFQKGDQFCRSLDVCHKKKARNNLFNTHIARRALVGKKRPASSLS